The sequence CAAGTAAGTCgttgagctttttcaaaaagttTTATAATCCATTTAAAAAAGCTTTGACATGTGAAGTAGAGAAGATTCTTGATACATTAGATGATCTTTTGGCTCAGACAAAATACCTAGATTTGAAAAAAGTAGATATGAAAACAACTTTACAACATAGACCACATGCTCCTTTGCTAGAGGATTCTAAGGTCTATGGAAAGGAGAGTGAAAGAAAGGCTATTATTAAGCTAGTCTTGTCTCATGATGTTGGTGACCATAAGATCTCTGTTATTTCTATAGTAGGGATGGGTGGTATAGGCAAAACTACGCTTGTCCAAAGCGTGTATGCAGATACCAGTGTCAAACAACACTTTGACTTGAAAGCATGGGTAACTATCTCCGTCGATTTTGATGTTTTAAAAATAAGTAAACTTATTTTGGAGGCAATCACTAAACAAAGATGCGATGCAGAGGAGGTACATCAACTTCAAAATGAATTGAAAAGTGCATTGATTGGGAAAAAGTTTCTTTTTGTTCTTGATGATGTATGGAATGAGAATTATTTGTTGTGGGACTCTTTGAAAAGTTGTTTTCAATTTGGCGAGCAAGGTAGTAAAATTATTGTGACCACGCGGAGCAAGGATATTGCATTGATGATGAAGACAAATGTTCAACCTTACGGTCTTCAAGTAATGTCTGACGATAATTGTTGGAAGTTGTTTGCAGAACACGTCTTCGATGATATAGACTCCAAATGAGGTACATCTAGAATTGGAGGAAATTGGAAAGCAAATTGTTGAAAAGTGCAAGGGTCTTCCTTTAGCTGTAAAATCGATGGCTGGACTTTTACGATCTACGTCAAATCATGAAGAATGGAGGCATGTATTGCAAAGTGATATCTGGGAGTTGCCAAATCGCCTTAACATCGGAATTGTTCCGGCTTTATGGTTGAGCTACCACTTCTTACCTCCTTATTTGAAACCATGTTTTTCTCATCTTTCGATCTTTCCCAAAGATTATGAATTTCGAAAAGATgacaaagataaaataatcttaATTTGGATGGCAGAAGGTCTTTTGCAACCTCAGAAAGGGAAAAGAATTGAAGATGTTGGGGAAGAGTATTGGAATGCTTTAATATCAAGATCGTTTTTTCAAGGAAACAATACATGGAATCTTAATATTTCTATGCATGATCTTATGCATGATTTAGCTATGCATATATCAGGTCAAAGTTGCTTTATTTATGATAGTTGTAACGACTCTCGCAAGTTAATAACCAGTAGCAAGATTCGCCATCTATCATACATGAAGGACTTGAAAGATACAATAGAATTTGACAACTTCTCTAGAGTGAAGCATTTGCGTACCCTGTTGGCTTTGCCATTACGACATATATGGAGATCACTTAAGACCCAATTTAAGCTTGAAATGGTGCTAAAGGATGGAGGATGCTTAAGAACTCTTTCTTTGTCACAATCGCATATCACAAACTTGCCTGATTCAATTGACAATTTAAAACAACTCAGGTATTTGGATGTCTCCGGCACAAAAATCAAAGAGTTACCTCTTTCAATTTGTGAGTTGTACAATTTGGAAACACTCTTATTGATGTATTGTAATGAACTCACACAATTGCCAACCAACATTTCCAACTTAATCAACTTGCGTCATCTTGTAACAAGTTGGAGTCGTTTAAAAGAGATGCCACCAAATATTTGTAATATGACAAATCTTCAGAGGTTAAGTGATTTTGTTTTGTGTAGAAGTGATGGATCGAGGATCAAAGAGTTGGGCAAGTTGGAGAATCTGCATGGAAGCTTACATGTTTCAGGCCTTAGCTATGTTAATGATGTGAGTGACGTTTTGGAAGGcgaattgaagaacaaaaagtATCTTGACGAGCTCATTCTTTCATGGAATGGCACGAAAGATAGCTCAACAAAGGAAAGAGAAGTACTTAATGCACTCCAACCACATGTAAATTTAAAGAAACTCGAGATTATTGGTTATAACGGTACAAGTTTGCCAGATTGGGTAACGCATCCATCATATCGTAACTTGGAAGAGGTTGATCTACACTGTGAAAATTGTTGCTTGCCGCTATTATCATTTCAACAACTAAGTTCACTGAGATATTTTCGTGTTACCTGCATTGATATGCATGATGAATTTCGTAGTATTTCCTTGAATAAGCCCTTTCCATTCTTAGCAAGATTAGAACTTGTTAGAATAGATATGTTGGATTGGTCGTTTATTAATAAGAGTGACCAAACAAGTGAGATTTTTCATTGTTTAAAGCAATTTGATTTAAAAAGATGCGGGAAATTAAATGTGGCATTACCTGGCTGTAATTTTCCATCATTAGAAGTCATCAACGTTGTACATTGTGATGAAATGGTAACTATATTTCCAACAAGTACTCACATTGACTCTGCATATCCTTCCCTCAAAACGTTGAACATAAATAATTGCTCAAGGTTGGAAACCTTTTCAGTGATGGGGTTGCCACCTTCTTTAAGAAGTCTATACATCACATCATGTGATATGCTCGTGGATAATCGCATGAAATGGAATTTACAAAGTCTCCCATCATTGAATGATTTAGATCTCTGCCGATGTGGAGTTGTGGTGGATTCATTTCTAGAGGAATGGCTGCTCCCACCATCTTTAAAAGCTCTTAAGGTTTTCAACTGCAATAACCTCAGAGCTCTAAACGTCAAAGGCTTCCAACACCTCACCTCCCTTCGTCGATTAGAACTTCGATTTTTGGAAAAGCTAGAGTGCTTACCACCAACAGAACTGCCTCAGAGTGTTAATTATTTGTCAATAGGAGGATGTAGTCTGTTAATTCCGAGGTGCAAGGAAGGAACTGGGGAAGATTGGCCCAAAATTCAACACATACCAAACATACTAACCGAAgaaacaaaacataataagacATATTTTGAAGACAGGTAACTATTCATCTCCACCTCAACCTTGAATTTATTTCAGCAAatacattttgatttatatatgtttGTTTGAATACTAATCAACATATTTACAGGGGAGGAAACAGTACTTATGGGTGATGATGATTATAATTGAGTCTCAATGATTTTCATCAAATTGCTTCTTTTAATTCACTCTACCAATTGGGATTATTCAAGCTAAAGTCATGTTCAAACttttaataacaataattagTTTGATGTTTTGGTTTTAATGTGTTATTCTAATTCCAACCAGTTGATTGGTAAATAAGTAACTATTTTGACAAGGAGTAATGGTGATTTAAATCTTCTTGTATATTTACTTAAAATATTTCACAAAAATGTAACAAGTTGTAAATAATTACaatgtgttataaatattaataattatgtggatgtccaaatcttttatttattaccatgaattgtaatcaacattcctcttttccttagtttctctttttcttagtttcttaatatctcactcttgtatttgtataaataggggttcaccccattggaataaacaactcagaaattctcgttcactttctctttctctcttcatcttcttcttctttcttctcatctactttatattattttatattattttataatacgttatcagcacgagtcgctgcccaagcttcaagcatgaatctctgcctaagacccaatgtaagtattttgttaaagttcttgaattgtttcaaagtcacgatacattaaatatatatttatatatatcctcatctgactgaaacaatttcaagaatcatttggtttcctttttctttttatctatatatctatatattatatatgtatgtatatgtttttatatatttattattaatttcatatatatatattatgttattatcattcataatatttacaatatatgtgtgcctatgatatgatagagaaaatctatataaattatacatatatccaaaagattatgtattatcgataaaatattgcatatatcctaaagattatgcatcatcgataaaatattacatatatcctgaagattatgcatcatcgataaaatattgcatatatcctgaagattatgcatcatcgatacaaaattgtatatatcccgaagattatgcatcctcgataaaatattgcatatatcctgatgattatgcgtcctcaataaaatcttgcatatatcctgaagattatgcaaacgtaatattcattatatagttgatggatatataatgaaagatatgaatacatatttatatatatgttcttgtattctttgaggacaatgaaaagtaatctaatatcgatatagattttgacaaacatttcctgaagtaaatgttttatatttgtcaaaaaaaatgattgtatttatgtgaatacaactaaagaatcattaaaaataattattattgatgcaattttatagtgggttttgaatatccaaaaagaatattaagaaaattgcattgaaacatcaaagtataagaataacaataagcatgactaatgttatttaaatacatgaggcatgtatttattgttcatcattccctgcagagaatgatacgaattgaagtcaattacttttaaagattcctcgtattagtcatgttattatacattgttattacttgcaatgttggaaattattgaatctgacatatattaaagattaaattttgcatacatcttggagactatgcaaaaattgcattcatatattctttgaaatatcgtaaaagaaattgttgaataatttcttatatttttatggatgaacaactaataaatttttaagaaatttataataatgttctacttgttcaacgtcattccccgaagtgaatgtaatgattttaaataatcaatgacattatttactactcaagtatttccagaaaaaagtggaaacaaccaaaagatgagatatcacacacaatcaaagtgcatgaaatctatatatcatgtgtggaattgaataatagtggtcgcgtacttGTAGTACAGACaaacttataatcaagataaaagtatacttgattatttaatagaatgtgaattgtacaaacttattgtacatttagaatatttaaatatcattacctaaagagaattaataggcatgaaattctatttcaaagaatatagatttcacatatattggtaatgccagaagcaaattaatatatacatattttattatttcttgaaatcaatagtttcaaactattgttggtacatgatatgtaaatatatagttaccatataattcagtttgcatattcccaaaagtggatatataatttactaatatttgttagtgatccaatataatcaaagtgataaagaatcacaaaatgattagttgaaaagcttcctgaagaagtcttacatacaattgctactttgagtagtaaaatgtctttatgtacctagatgtgtaacttttatctagttatgaaagtgatgataaataacttattatatgtacttgttgtacatttaaatatataatatataaagtcATGacaattagactgatgaatagtctattaataaattagacgacttgttaaaaagatatcaggaaaaatgaatgatatgttatggttatatctatttgaccattacaataacatgatgaagttgtcatgtatcttttaaattatacacatcattgaattgatgatagtgattcctgaagagtgtatatgttttggagaataatataattatattattcgtgtatataaaaatgaaacttgtaatgattatgttgtaatgaatttacattacattttgaaagtttcattgaaatacaaattatagtgaacctgaagttcatgaattgaattattttgacatgatcaatcatatgcaataaattgtcaaagaatttgactaaattttgttgaggAACCAGAaaattcttctcattgttatttataaggctcaaaagaagaatgtgcatatatttgcacatagaaaatatttaaattatattttcttaacaatcttgagccattgttagatttttattgcatagtttcttatcgatgtgataagattatataatcatgcatttacaaaatgtgtaaatttatgtatttgtaattatacacgtatgactcattcttagaaatgaattgagttcataaggattgaacttgaaactgaagtttattgaacctgaagttcaatgtcatatagtatatatgagtttaaacaaatattgattcattgtgatatactgaaatccctacaggtatattaatattattagatatcacaatttttaaaaattctctcgatcagggggagagaagcagttgggatcgatgataatttttgaaaaatgatccttgcacaaagtatataagaacaatatagttcaaaatgatatataccaactgcaaatcaatattattcaaagttgagatagaatgagttgaaaacgcctgaagcgtaaatgaacaatgtagaaattattaataaatgttcatttgatttgccctgaagttgttaaatctagaggtactcatggagataccttaatgttataaaatattaaaatgataaccgtgatgaaaacggtactcgaaaagactcccaagaaaagttagacataacacatttgatcataattgaacccctgaagtgattctatataggtacctataaatgataaacatatttgaaaaatatgtaatttaaagagatctctataagttatgtcaatatgggaggaaattatcatttattgaaatttttgtcgacaataaatattgaatgtttgcatatgcaataaactaacatgagatagcaaggatcatggtattagatttgtcgagaatcatcgacatacattttgatttttggccaaaatattatgacgcaatccaggtaaatttactcacataaagtgaagtaagacctgtagggtgtgcaaataaatatttctaatgagaaatttgcatttatgtatttgtacataatgaattgttgtacaaagtttgcataggcatgagattgattgaagtaaggcttaaatattgagaaaatataatcatgatttgattatagcctggaatatattttatgaggatttataagcctcacataaatattgcaacaaaaggttatttatttggagctcctaatatagtgagaatttgaaataagccttatctaaaaattctagaagaatttaatacatgtcttaagtgatataaattcaaagtcgcgcgcactatatgacaaaaatctttgtatgaaataaagacatgtaagtaaattattatttgaaaaatacctatggttgtctatgcaatataaatacgtaaattatacgttgtgatagactcttgaagagtttttgattaattgaagaacaaacttttatttcttttgtatttcgagaaatattaatgtataaagtttgttcattagtattgaagtcctgaagtacttcatatgtatcaataattatagatatatggtcatttgatatggaaattaagatcataaaacaagatggaataaatatatggtcttggagtaccatcattgtcacaaatgaaaatttgtagtatcattaatgtgttatattcatatctactt is a genomic window of Cannabis sativa cultivar Pink pepper isolate KNU-18-1 chromosome 9, ASM2916894v1, whole genome shotgun sequence containing:
- the LOC115725184 gene encoding putative disease resistance RPP13-like protein 1; the encoded protein is MAELMVGGTLLSGLMNVLFDRLASKDVLEFFRGNKEANLKKLKTMFWSTDVLLNDAEQKQLGDDNVKKWLEDLKEVVYEADHVMDKINTETLRIKMEKGELESTTSKSLSFFKKFYNPFKKALTCEVEKILDTLDDLLAQTKYLDLKKVDMKTTLQHRPHAPLLEDSKVYGKESERKAIIKLVLSHDVGDHKISVISIVGMGGIGKTTLVQSVYADTSVKQHFDLKAWVTISVDFDVLKISKLILEAITKQRCDAEEVHQLQNELKSALIGKKFLFVLDDVWNENYLLWDSLKSCFQFGEQGSKIIVTTRSKDIALMMKTNVQPYGLQVMSDDNCWKLFVHLELEEIGKQIVEKCKGLPLAVKSMAGLLRSTSNHEEWRHVLQSDIWELPNRLNIGIVPALWLSYHFLPPYLKPCFSHLSIFPKDYEFRKDDKDKIILIWMAEGLLQPQKGKRIEDVGEEYWNALISRSFFQGNNTWNLNISMHDLMHDLAMHISGQSCFIYDSCNDSRKLITSSKIRHLSYMKDLKDTIEFDNFSRVKHLRTLLALPLRHIWRSLKTQFKLEMVLKDGGCLRTLSLSQSHITNLPDSIDNLKQLRYLDVSGTKIKELPLSICELYNLETLLLMYCNELTQLPTNISNLINLRHLVTSWSRLKEMPPNICNMTNLQRLSDFVLCRSDGSRIKELGKLENLHGSLHVSGLSYVNDVSDVLEGELKNKKYLDELILSWNGTKDSSTKEREVLNALQPHVNLKKLEIIGYNGTSLPDWVTHPSYRNLEEVDLHCENCCLPLLSFQQLSSLRYFRVTCIDMHDEFRSISLNKPFPFLARLELVRIDMLDWSFINKSDQTSEIFHCLKQFDLKRCGKLNVALPGCNFPSLEVINVVHCDEMVTIFPTSTHIDSAYPSLKTLNINNCSRLETFSVMGLPPSLRSLYITSCDMLVDNRMKWNLQSLPSLNDLDLCRCGVVVDSFLEEWLLPPSLKALKVFNCNNLRALNVKGFQHLTSLRRLELRFLEKLECLPPTELPQSVNYLSIGGCSLLIPRCKEGTGEDWPKIQHIPNILTEETKHNKTYFEDRGGNSTYG